One part of the Nymphaea colorata isolate Beijing-Zhang1983 chromosome 8, ASM883128v2, whole genome shotgun sequence genome encodes these proteins:
- the LOC116258850 gene encoding UDP-glycosyltransferase 85A3-like — MECSQHLADHGVLVTFVYTEYTHRQVKAALPENFSSDYAGRIRLVTIPNGLSTDDDHKDVCKVLSSSMNAIPSFTEELVLKINEKDEEKITFVIADGAMGFMFDVAEKLNLPRAAVWTPQPGHWLLENA; from the coding sequence TGGAGTGCTCTCAACACCTAGCCGATCATGGTGTTCTTGTTACCTTCGTCTACACTGAGTACACACACAGACAAGTGAAGGCAGCACTGCCTGAAAACTTTAGCAGCGACTACGCCGGAAGAATCCGGCTGGTAACCATACCTAACGGCTTATCTACAGATGATGACCACAAAGATGTCTGCAAGGTCTTGTCCAGCTCAATGAACGCCATTCCGAGTTTCACGGAGGAGCTCGTACTGAAGATCAATGAGAAGGATGAAGAGAAGATTACGTTTGTAATTGCCGATGGGGCAATGGGTTTTATGTTTGATGTTGCCGAGAAGCTCAACCTTCCAAGAGCTGCCGTATGGACTCCTCAACCTGGACACTGGCTGTTGGAAAACGCATAA